The Gasterosteus aculeatus chromosome 12, fGasAcu3.hap1.1, whole genome shotgun sequence DNA window tgtgtgtgtgtgtgtgtgtgcgtgtgtgtgtgtctgggtgtattTGTGCATTTATGTGCATTTAAATACCAGGCATGTGTGAGTCAATGTTGTTATTTACTAAATATCTATTTAATGAAAGTCTTAAAGTGTTTCTCTTTATTAAACGCCGTGCTTTGTGGTATTGGATATTATTTCTGTTCCATAATATTTTGCCAACTCTCTCTGCCAGGAGTTGGAGAGGCATAGACTAGATATGGTATGggtatgtttatttttgtacatcTAACACCTGCATCGTGTAACTGGTTGTGTTATGGTTGTCATAGCAATGCATTAAGTGTAGCACTGGCTGCTGTCATACTACATTCTTCTGCATGGCTTTCCAGCAAAaccaacaaaagagaaaaagagtcaGTATGCTGCCTCCATCTGCTCGTCCTGAGGGACAACTGACCCTGTCACGGTGGCCAGGCAACTTctgtccccctcccccatcctccccctcctaCTCAGAATGCATTGCAAAGGCTGCCAGCCAATCCACACTCACTGTCTCAAAGTGCACTGGAGGAGTTTCTATCCATCACAGACATCGTCTAACCGTTGTACTGGAGTAGCCTGTGTTACCCCATAACACAGAGTGCTCGGCGATTCCGGCCCAGACattgagcttgtgtgtgtgttcgtccgTGCCTCTGTTCTGCGGTCCACCGAGTGATGGACTTTAACCTGCCCCATCCCGGCCTCTCTGTCGTTCACTGTTCCTGTACGCCGCACAAACAATGAAAACCGCTACCGAGAATCATTTTGTCTTTACGGTGGAGATACTTAGTTTGGTGAGGGTGCGGCACAACCTTTGCTTGCAAGTAGACCGGGTCAATTGTAAAACAACGATATAGATCAATTCCACCACAGGGACAACAATGATTCTGtgtagtacttttttttttccgccccGACTGTCCTGCTTGTCGTCACTCATACACAGTCACAGCTGAATCTAAAGGTCTGCCTATCAGTTTCATAGTGGACTCTGAGCCGCTTGTACCTTCCCTCAGAGCCAACTGAGATACATTAAACAATCCTGGTATTTACGGGTGTCACAGGCAATTGCATTGCTTTTGATCCGCTGTAGCTTGTCGCCACGATGCCCCTCAACACATTCATTGCGTTTGATAAAGCGCAGACTGTCTATGTCCTTTTGTAAGTTCTCCATGTGTAGATGAATCAAACCAATGAGGACAATGACATATGGTAGCAGAGTGCTCGGCATCTAGCCTGTTTTGTTTATGGCGAAACAGTCCTCACAAACTAGCCCCTTTCACTCACTCCGTGCTGGAAATGTCCTTGGCAAGCCCTAATAGTGGCaattgtgtgtttctggtgGATCACAGAGGAAATGACAGCCTGATACGGTGGAGCGGCAAACCTAAAGAGATCAAATAAAACGATAGTCAGTCACCAGTGATTCCGGTGCCCTTTTGCAGTAGACTGTGTATCATGCACCAAAGAACAGCATAGATGTCTCATCCTCAGCGGTCACATACTGTGCTAATACGTAAGGTGCCAAAACCACTGAGGTGGAACGGCTCTGTTTGTAGCTAGTCCTTACCATCTCTTCCTATTTGTCACCCTCCTCGCCAAACATTGTGAGAACGGtgtgtcaaaaataaaaccattaacaTTGCctgaattcattattttgatCATGGCAATGTGGCGAGTCTGAAGACTTCTGGCAACCAGcattttgttgcttttgttgtgTCAGCTTTAGTTTAGAGACGCCCGCCACCGATTCTAGCTGCTTCTCTTTTTTGAGCCTGTCATCACATCTACTTTGTACCGCATCTCTGTGTTGCTTTTTGGTTGTCATCGTATTACTGTACTCTTCACTAATGCTTCCACCATACATGTGAAAGTGTATACATGCGAAGCATCGTTTTGTGCCTGTTCAAGTGCGGTGCCTCCATTGAATTTAGTGCATCACAAATTTGCATTAATGCACACTAAATTTAGTCGACCTTGAGTGCTGTATGTGCAATGTGTGCTTCTTAATGTGGCTGTGTCTCTGCCACTctaggagagggagaggaggaggcaacATGTAATGCTGATGAAGGCGGTCGAGGCGCGCAAGAAAGCAGAGGTAGCCCATATGTACACAAACAGTCCACTCCACAAAAAGAGCCTAAGTCATTATTCCCCGGATGGATTCCCgccttctctcctttttgtgCGCTCTTTCcttctattcattttttttttcctccacactTTCCAAGTCAAAGGATTGTGGCCCTCAAGCACTTTCCTTTTGAATGCACACCAGCATTAGGCTGAATTCTAATACTGCTCAGCAAAGTCAAGTAAACCTTTCTGTatgtttttacacacacacacacacacgcatgctaaTGCACTaatgcacatgcacactttGCCTCCTTAATGCTCTCTTGAATTTTGGACTCTCCAGGAGCGCGAGCGCTTGCGGCAGGAGAAGAGGGATGAGAAGCGGCTGAACAAAGAGCGTAAACTGGAGCAGCGGCGGCTAGAGCTGGAGATAGCGAGGGAGCTGAGGAAGCCAAATGAAGACATGTGTCTGTCTGATCACAAGGTAGTTAACAAAGAAGCTCATCCGCTCGCTGCTATAggtgtgaagaaaaacacagagcgcacacacacgttgatGTACTGGATATTGTCAATTTTTCTCATTTAGGTGCTGTTAAATACATTGAATTAGGACACACAATtctgaataataatattatttattattattattatcagcatcattatcagtagtagtagtattagtatttAACAGTATATTTAACGTTTTCTTGACGGCCAGTATCTAAAATGAGACCACATGGTAGTGAGGATTTTTATGTGTGGAGATGTGCACCCTCAAGTGGTAGAATGAGAGTACTACATAATGTAGAAAGTAAGATGTCATTACTGTAAAAAGCACCATCTTGATAACAGTTAACAGGTGTGAGATGTAATAACAGCTTCACTCACATTTTCTCACAgctgtttaaatcacaatcgTCTGTAGTCCAAATCGGATGTAATATGTCTCACAGTTCGTTATACAGCAACAATGTGGTACCTACTTTCCCTTGTGCAGCCTCTACCGGAGTTCTCCCGAATTCCTGGACTCATCCTGCCGGGACGCGCCGTGTCCCACTGCCTGATGCTGATGCAGTTCCTGCGAGGCTTCGGCAAGGTTTTGGGCCTCGATTTGAATTTGGATGTGCCCACCTTGGGCATGCTGCAGGAGGGCTTGCTCAATGTGGGGGACAGCATGGGCCACGTCCAGGACCTTCTGGTCAAACTGTTATCCCTGGCAGTGTGTGATCCTGGTTTGCCACCTGGACAGAAGGTGAGCGAGTTCATTAAGTGGTACTTTTGTCAAATTTTGAACCACCGAAACCAGCTTGAGAATTAAACCCAAGACGGATTATTCTATGCAGTAGTTTCAgttcacatactgtatataaacGTATGACACTTAACATTAATTCTATTTAGTAAGTATTGTATGTTTACCGTAACTTGGTAATACACCTGTCATTGCTTTACTCTTAAGTGGAACTATTCTCTGGTACAAAATAATAGTCCGTATTTTTTATTAAGTGAATTTAGAAATCAGGacgttttttgctttttttgtggttttgttatttcttatttttgggGTTTAGTTTAGTTTCAGTGTTTTGATTTAAGGTTTAAGTAATCATAAATATATGCATATGAATTTAATCAGCTTACAGTCATCAAGGAAGTGTTCATTAACTCAacctcttttccttctctatCAGACAAAAACCATGCTGGGGGACCACCTGACCAATGTCGGCATCAACAGGGATAACGTGTCTGAGGTGCTACAGATGTACATGGGAGCCCATTGTGCCAATACTGAGCTTGCCCCTCTGGCCCTCAGTCTGAAGACCAAGGCCTTCCAGGCCCACACGCCGTCCCAGAAGGCCTCGATCCTGGGCTTCCTGGCTAATGAGCTGGCCTGTAGCAGAGCTGTTATCAGGTAGCAGAAGCAGCTGAAACGGAAAAAAGCGCAACCGTCCAAATGAGCTCTTTCTGTGTTACTTAATATATTCTGCATTAGACATGAACACTTTATCTATCTCTGTATTCACATAATACGCATCTCTCACCAAAAGAATATATCCATCCACCTTGCTCTTATTCTGCTTATCACCGAAATGATTCATTAGCCAATAATGTTGTATTTTATTGATGCAGTGGAAAAAAGCGTAATAATGCTGCAGCAGTTTTATTGTAAGAGAATCATGCAAGTATTCATTTGTGCACTGGGAGCTTATTGAGCTTTTATCTGTTGCTCAATGTACTTTCAGAGAATACTAAACTGTACTCTGCACAACAGTAACTTGACAGGattctgtttttcctcctccagtgAGATCGACAAGAGCCTGGATCAGATGGCCAACATGAGGAAAGACAAGATCATTATGGAGGGAAAACTGAAGAAGTATGTTTTCTTTCATCCTAAAACTGTCACGCCGTGATTGTCTGACCGTCATCTTGCTGAACTTGCGTGTGCTTATAAAGGTTGAGGATCATTCATGCCAAACGCaccgggaggagggaggccaGTATGGGCATTGAAGAGAACCAGTCCGTCGGCACTCCGTCCTCTGCCATAAAACGCAAGAGGAAACTGTGTGGAGACAGCGACGATGACGACGAAGACGACGAAGACAGTGATGACCaagcagaggacgaggacgatgaggaggaagaagaaatgaaGAAGGTTAAAAAAGTGGAGACATATGATGAggtaagaagaaaaataaaaaagatcgATCCGTCATCGAAGCTCACCGTAGCAGGTTTCTCGCTGACATTTACTGTTTGTTTCGTCCTCAGGATGAAGTGGAACAAGCCACCagtctggaggagctggagaagcagaTAGAGAAATTGGCCAAGGTATGCTTCTTAGAAGGAGTCAGAAAGAAATGCACGGTCTGTTGACACTGATAATGTTATATTAAGAACAACACACGCAGTGACATTTCACTGTGGATTgtgtttaaacacatttagtacAAAGCATTAGAACACCACAAACATCCTACACTACATGATAAAAAGCTGCATACTATAAATGGATTATTATACGCTGtgtattaaaaacaactattcttTTCTTCATATTATGAACATGTGCGCTGGCTATATCCAAATTAAGGGCATTGATTATCCCAATAAATGATCTCATTAGCATTGAATGCAATCCTCAATATATCACATTGATTATGGAAGGACACAAGGTAGCATGCATTAATCAAAACCACGTAGAGAAACCACTGAGAATGTTTTGTACGTTTGCAGCAACATCACCAGACCAGAAGAAAGCTGTTTGAAATTTCCCATTCTCTGCGCTCCACGATGTATGGCCAGGACCGCTACCGCCGCCGGTACTGGGTGCTTCCCCACTGTGGAGGGGTCTTCATCGAAGCCATGGAGAGTGGAGAAGGTAGTTACAGCACAACGCACGCTGAGTGTGCAGATTTGATTTGGCAGGTAGAGGAGGGAAAAGTGCTGTGAAAACATCTGTTTAAGCTGCATGTTTAGCTGTTTTCCTGATGATTTTTTACCTTATCTTGATCCTCAAGgacaaaaaaagataattatCTCACTGCTCTACCTTTCTCTCGAAAACAAGTTGACTCTGTAGTAACATCAGCcatggtagttttttttttaactaacaGCTCTCCCCCTGCAGCTCCAGAGGAACTGGAAGAGGAgcgacagaggaggaggagagtggctGAGGAGGTCAAAGTCAAAGAGGAACCTCAGGAGATGGAGTTGCAGAAGGAGAAACCCAACGACCTCGGTGGGCAGAGCATTCAAACGCGAGGCTTGGAGCTCGAGAAAGACGAGGAAAAGGAGCACGAGGGGAAGAAAATCTCCCTCTTTTACCAGCAGCCAGGCCGCGTATCCAAACTGTGCACATTCCGGGAGGTCGGCAAAGAGACGGTGACGGCAAAGGACGAGGAGAGTACCCATGTGAGACAAAACGGCGCAAGTCCCTTGGGCACTCCTGTTGCCACGACCAAAGGAacatccccctcccccactcacaATACCTCTGAGCCAGCAGTAGCAACAACCCCCTCCACGGTAACCAATAATGACACTAGCGTCCCTCCCCTGGCATCAACCTCTTTATCTGTCCCCTGCCTGCCAGCCCCGTGTGAAAGCCCAGGTACCACTCCTCCAACCTCCTCCCCAGCTCCATCTCCGTACCTCTCATTTCAAGCCAACGACCAGCTGCTCAGAGTCCTGACGGAGCGCAGCGGGCACTGGTTCAGCCTGCTGCCTCGCAACCCCTGCGACCTCACGTCCATCACCACGCCTCCCCCGGATGCGCCCCGCGTGCCACCCCAGGCGTCCTCCACCCCGGCCGGGCCCAGATCCCCGCCTCAGTCCCCTGCACTGCCCCTCACCTTTTCCGCTGCCTCAGCCTCCGCCAGCCCGCACCACCCAGCAGGCCTCCTCAACTACCCGCTATCAGCCCTGCAGGTGAGGCTGCTGGCTCGACACAAATAGAGATAGCCGTGTTGTACACAGTTGTTTCTGCCATGTAAAAGATCACCTAACCCATGACCCTCGGTCTTGTTTTCGTCCTCCACTCCCttatgtttttcctcttttctccccagGTGAAGTCAGGCGCTTCATTGCTAGGAGTTTCTTTCGGTAGCTGGCCCTGTGGCCTGATGAGTCCCAGTTTGCCTCTGTGCAGCAGCCCCAATCCCATGTTGGGTCATTCTCTGGATGGCAACACAGCAGCAAGTGTCTCCAGCAAAAGTGAATCACCTTTACCTTGCATGGAGAAATCCTCATCCATGCCTTCTCCTACGCTGGAGATGCCCAAATCCCTGGACCACGCCACACCTCGGCCTATTCCAGAGGGTGAGCGACTAAAACGGCATTGAGAGATATTAGTTGAGGCCGTAATTACCTCCCGTTTTCTTAATTGAGAAGAATTCACTTGCTTGATATACTTTCACTTGCCTGAATAGTCCAGGATAATTGGGTGAGGGAATGTTCCGCTCCGCTGTACGCAATTTCGTTTTGGTGTAGCGTAGCTGAGTGAAGCACCTTTTTGCTGTGACGTATGCTCTTTGTCTGGTAGTTTACATGCCTGTTTGTGCTCATTGTCTCAGAGAGCCTGACAGGGTGGTGGCGGGTGTCTGACATCGAGCAGCTGAGGGCTTTGGTCAGTGCCCTCCACAGCCGGGGCATTCGAGAAAAAAGCCTCCAGAGGCAAATGCAGAAATACACAGAGATCATCCCCCAGGTTTGCACCAAACACAAGGACGGTAAGTGCTCCAAACACCGCCTTTGAGCATATAATCACAATAAATAACATATAAGTCCTGTGAGCTGTATTTTCTGTCAGAGCAACACATGTTCAAATGTAGATGCATGCCCTTGTGACCGCTGAATCCGCTGCAAACAGCCACATGAATATCCGCGGATGTGTTTGGCTTCACTGCTCATGTGTTTACCCGCATTAGCAAGTTTATTTGCATGTGCTTTCATGGCTGACTGATGTCTCTCATGTTGTCCATCCAGTGGCCATGATTGAGCTGCGTGAGCTGGAGGAGAGCCAGGTCAGTGTGGAGTCCGTGCGCGGCTGGTGTGTCCAGGAGCAGGCGATGGAGATGGACATTGCCGTGCTGCAGCAGgtagaggagctggagaggaaggTCACCGCGGCCAGCCTGCAGGTCAAGGTAAAACCCTTAAGCCCACCCCTGCACATTTTGAAAGTGGTGTCAGAAACATATTTTAACATGTGGAGTGGTGTGATCAGAGGCCTGATGTCCTCTCCCAGGGCTGGACCTTTCCGGACCCTCAATCGGAGCGAGAAGACCTGGTGTATTACGAGCACAAGCCCCCCACCAAATCAACGCCTGGGTCTGCCAATGCAGGAGACAAGGACTCCAAGGAGCACCCGGAAGAGCGGGGGGAGAAGGGCGGGGTGATGCGTCACCTGGACAACCCACTGGACATAGCAGTGACACGTCTGGCTGATCTGGAGCGCAACATCGAGAGAAGGTACCTGAGGAGCCCCTTAGGTACCACCATTCAGATCAGGCTGGATAATGTGGGTACGGTCACTGTCCCTGCTCCTGCCCCATCCACTAGTGCTGACAGGGAAGGGTAGGTCATTTCTCCAACCAACGCTCCCCGTTCTCCCACTAAGAAccttttcctctctgtgtgtgcttcATGTTTCCCATACTACTCAAACAGGGGGGGTATTCGCTGCCTTTACAGCAGCTTTCTGTGGTGGCTtgttgcatttttgtttgttcctttggtCTTGTGCAGTTTCTTGGCCGGGTTGGGGGTCTGCACTCAGTTTCATTTCCTGTGTAGGTGTTGCTTACTGGCTTGATGCATTTCTGCAGTCATCCGCATGGTGTGTGCATCAGTAACCTTGGTTATGGGCGTACTCATATCTCCCACTGTACAGCATACACTTTCACGGGTCCTCACTCTTTCTGCATGAAGTTCCCCTTAAATAACAAAATCGGTGTGTACGTCTCCTTGGAGCCCTACAGCTCCCCCCTAAATCCTCATGCCTGTCTCTGCACAGCTGCGGCTCTTTGTGGTCTGCTGTCTTGTTGGCGGCTGGCTCAACTGATACAGTTAACTGCctattgtgcgtgcgtgcgtgtgtttgtgtgtgtaaatacacCCACGCATTCACGTACATGTGTGGCCCGCTCTGTCTCATTGTCTGTCATTATCTCCTGttagcagcgaggaggaggtggccCACGGTATGAAGGTGTGGAGGAAGGCTCTGACTGAAGTGCGCAGCGCTGCCCAGTTGGCCATGTGCATCCAGCAACTTCAGAAGTCCATCGCCTGGGAGAGGTCCATCATGAAAGTGGTGAGCGCTGCATCTCCGCAACgttaattaaaaacaagcaaTACTCAGAAGgggtatgtgtgtttttaatgaatgcacttgtttgtgttttttagtaCTGTCAGATGTGCAGGAAGGGCGATAACGAGGACCTGCTCCTGCTGTGTGACGGCTGTGACAAAGGCTGCCACACTTACTGTCACAAACCCAAAATCACCAGTATTCCAGAAGGAGACTGGTACTGCCCGGCCTGCATATCCAAGGTATCAACTCCATTAAAATTGCAATGTCATCTCTCTTACGGTTGATTACTTGTAGAGGAAATTCTAGCCACGTTTTTGTTTATCTGTTCTTTTACTTCTTCCTCTGTAATTTAGAATTTTAGTTTCCACAAACCAGTATTTGCAAATGTTAGTATTTAACCggccaaacaaatatttttcttaTTAAACCTGTCAATATTCTGCCTCAGCACTTAAAATCAAAACATATTTATGCTGAAAGTATTTGGGGGATTGtatgcattcatttaaaagctGACAATACAGAGTTGAGTGTAAATattgggaaagagagagaaaaaaacatgcaacaaagCTCATTCAAAACAACTGCAAGGATTATATATTTCCTGTTTGGTTACTTTGACTTTGAAGTTTTATGGTTTGCAAATTGACTCGGCATTAGTTCCATTGAGGGACAATGAAACTCTCCAATTCATAAAACTCTGAGAAATAACATTTTCCTGAAGGCtattgtgatgtttttattgtgatGTGCTTGCAAAAGACTACTCATATTATTGGTGGTCCACGATCAGACAAGTAGTTTAGAAAAGGCCCAAATGAGAATTGGTCAGTGGACACTGTAGTTTTAGCGTTGACTGCAAAGAATGTATTCTTAATTCTCTGCAGGCGAGTGGCCCGtctcccaaaaacaaaaaacctccGAGCAAACCATTAACATCAAGCGGAGGAGGTGCTAAAAAGGGTGCAGAGGGGAAGAAGAGCGGGAAGCAGGCGGGCAACGGAGAGGTAGCGGTGGACGACCCGGCCAGCAGCACAcccaaaaaagcagcaaaagacaccagcagaaagagaaaaacagaggagAGCTCACCTGCGCCgccagcagccaatcaggagagccctgtgtgtgtgaagagagcCAAGACGGCCAAGGACAACAACAGGGACCTGGGTTTATGCAGGTATGCGCCTCGGGCCTGTTCATACTCGTCTTCCATCAAAACCTCCACCTGTTATCCATCCGTCTCCTTAACACTTTTGCAGTTGCTGCCATCTACTGTAGTGACAGTATCAAGACGTTGTTTTCTCTTTAGCAGTGAACACGGCTCTTCTGTGATTTTCTTCTGCGATCAAGTCCTACAAATTGCTCCAAACAAAGGAGGAAGAAATTCTAAACTTCCCAGTGGAAGAAAACTCCTCAAAGCGACGGCCACGCCTTGTCCGTGTCTgaccacttgtgtgtgtgtgtgttcaacagGGTGCTTCTTGCTGAGTTGGAGCGGCATCAGGACGCGTGGCCGTTTCTCACGCCAGTCAACATGAAATCGGTCCCCGGCTACAGGAAGGTCATCAAGAAACCGATGGACTTCACCACCATACGTGAGAAGCTCGTGAGCAGCCAGTAAGTTCCCGCCGCATGTAATTTTGGGTTACACCACAGCATTTGATCTCAACTTaacactctttttttaatttcaggtATCAAAACCTTGAGACCTTCATCATCGATGTTAACTTGGTCTTTGATAACTGCGAAAAATACAACGAAGACAATTCAGACATTGGTCGAGCTGGTCATAACATGAGGAAGTTCTTCGAGAAGCGCTGGACTGAGcttctgaaacaaacaaattaaacgTCTGTTCAGATTCTCTCCATAAACCCATTCAACTTTTCATACCGGAGCACCTGGTTTtacgtttgtttttattttctgatgGATACAGTGGCTTTGCAGAATGGAAGAAGTCCAATCCGTAATAAGGAACCCGCGGTGTGCATAAGATGAGATGTCACCGTCGgggctaaaaaataaaaatggcgtTACATGAGGTGCGCTGGATTTTATTACAACAGGGATAAAAGCCCCAAAGAGTCCCATAGAAATGGGGTGTCGTAGTGCAATACTATTCCCTGTCTCAGAACACTGCACTGAATTTATCCTCAACTGTCACTGACGTGTCTGCGCTAGAAGACTTTCCACTACTTGTAAATAGTCTTTTGTTATTTAATCGTATTATagtgaatgtatttaattttgTAATAATTATTTATGAATCAAGGTCCACTTCATTTTCTATGAAAAGGAAGAATCAGCTGAACTGCtttgaattaaaaaaggaatgtgtctttgtgttataATTTTTCTCCCAAATATTAAACAaagccaagaaaaaaaaaaatactgtttaCACTGTTCAGTGCTTTGAGGCATCAGAGGACTGTATTGATTTGTTCAAACTGTAaaactgcatttatttacaGGAACAGCAGACGGACAGTTAGACAATTGTGATTTATGTGTATATACTGTTTATTAATGTCAATATTATGTCTTGTTTGAAACAATGTGTAAAAATTGTTTAAGAATATTAAGATATTGTTTATGCCTTAGAATGATTGTAGCATTCTATTTTAGTGTACGTGATGAAAACATTATCATAAATATTGTttgtacagtatatacatatCCTCTGCAAACACTGTGGTATCCTTAATCTTGGTAGTGCCTACCCTTCCAACAGGGGCATGTAGGGGACgttattgtttttagttttcattctcatgacatcattttttttttttaatatgattttaatCCAACGAGGCCTCCAAAGTTggacagtgacacaaaaatcaTTCCTCTCCatagcagaaaaaaaaggaaaaacaagcaTTCAGTAATGCTTCCATGACGCATTTCCTCGTAATCTGCCACAATACAGAGGACCTAAGGCCATTTGTAACCACTGTGTTGAACCTTTGCTGTGTGTTGTGGCCTGATGGAGGCAGCTAGATTTTTTTGTACCCAAGTCAAGAGTACTTGAAGTTACTTTATTTAAGATATTGTGGAATAAAAGTATCATTCTTTTGTAGGAGCTTTATTTTTCACTAGTGTGTGGCACGGACCTATTAAAAGGATGTTTTTCAACGTAAAAAGCTTCAACTTGCTTTATTTCAACTCTGTCCTCCTGAATGTTTTTTGGTAAAAGCCATGGTGGTAAACGTGTAATCTCTTTTACTCTATACGCAAGAAGAACAGTTTGTAATgctgttaaaaacacaaacatctacTTGGAGATCTAACTGCCTGACATAATTTGCTCGCAATAACAGAAATGCATGGAGTTATATTTGGGAGTAgtatttcaattatttaaacTGTTAATACCCCATGGGGCAACCCTCCATTACAGGTAACATTCCTGTATATGTAATTTAATTGGACTTAAGTAAAAGAAGAAAGTCTGTTTCACTCAGAATGGCCTCTGTTGGCGTCGCATGTAATGCATTAACATGCAAGCAGCATTATCATGTTTACCTTGTAAAGGTGGAGCCAACTAACTACTTTACATACCTATAGACATGTCGGCCTGTCTTAAACTGAAAGAAGTAACCAGGATGtcaaatggatttaaaaaatgaaattaaaaaaaatccttttgaaATGTAGTTGAAGAATTAAGTAAAATAAGAGACATTAATTATGTAAATGCAGACGTGTAACTTGCTGAATTGTTCAACTGTTACAATATACACATAATACAGTTTACAAAATTACAAATCACCATCATCAACCACTTAAAGTCCAGCTATTTTATACATCAGTGGAGTACTCTGTAACTAATAACAACTAGTCACTAATGTAGTTTAGTCCTTTTACTAATTTACTTTTCCTATCCTTTAACTACCAAATATTAGGGTTAATGGCA harbors:
- the baz2ba gene encoding bromodomain adjacent to zinc finger domain protein 2B isoform X2; its protein translation is MQDMESGERLASPAPTLSAARTSSPAASSSSSSSSSSSSASSPAPHSKSSLAPSPSAPGSNLSTSGRLFGAGEQPFIGSALSSAFPLVNHPAFGALYSSGAGRPEFGGLGSLGMSAALAAHPQLGALSEWWRAAEAHGRGAAAFLPSFISFPPFFSPHMQPNHSASPVQIRMPGKNSHAAPKGVNGAVNGGGVCPPTTQSGGFSASPAPVQASTKPTKNPDPSNSHRSSPQTNPAELVDKPIHRPKEKKPRRKPGDASLASNSESGTSSDSSSDGSLSSDLEDLAEDDEDDDDDEDDDDEEEDKQIEFSDSEKRSKKQTKVLIPSTGSTKANRPTSGEAHDMKVSKAQRASSNPPNLVPFPCSTSPPVFTQTSPLALHGSRSRTEGPQQHLSVIQSTGLAANTKPLALLSQPRREFSPSSSPMALAMSPEALSSAASPKAPKPLPSSSSSPQHLPLSLCSSPKPLSMPSPPRPTLPPPTSPKPFGSTSSVRSSQKSSPKPPRRAAAGSAKSNKRKQLEASLAQITEFRLKQTLMSQGQTFPAELKKQQQGPNKSPKRTPLSSPPLPPAPAPPPQNNHSNLFLSSALLGLPEPHPPNGVIQSITQDAPLALITKPRKDSQCDSDGGSMPVNLSTGASRIQATAQAGPQSQPSTTSPHAAGHGPRKNKAPKGKAQTPGQGQGQAQGQADPLAAWKGFSQNHLVQSLVDLFRGGEPGIGIPGVSIPGVGIPGMGIPGTCNPTAGLPANKESDDSGDDDDDEDDDLEEEEEDEEDSDDSLSESDSNSDSDISGMKVKELKLLPSGSSKKETTPRRLTKGPELLNTSTNHTATSCSPLDLQVIKTPTIVTSSSALAYHSSPGSSSYSLASPLGSGKRKRVMDEKELMIPLELGWRRETRIKSVAGRSQGEVAYYAPCGKKLRQYPDVMKYLSRNGISGITRDNFSFSAKIRVGDFYEAREGPQGLQWSLLKEEEVIPRILAMEGRRGRPPGSDRESAGEGGKGSRRRKGRPPNVGDPLLPEGPSPSEVKLLRKLEAQEIARQATQMKLMRKLEKQALARAAKEARKQQAIMAAEERRKQKEQIKILKQQEKIKRIQQIRMEKELRAQQILEAKRKKKEEVANAKILEAEKRIKEKELRRQQAEILKHQELERHRLDMVWERERRRQHVMLMKAVEARKKAEERERLRQEKRDEKRLNKERKLEQRRLELEIARELRKPNEDMCLSDHKPLPEFSRIPGLILPGRAVSHCLMLMQFLRGFGKVLGLDLNLDVPTLGMLQEGLLNVGDSMGHVQDLLVKLLSLAVCDPGLPPGQKTKTMLGDHLTNVGINRDNVSEVLQMYMGAHCANTELAPLALSLKTKAFQAHTPSQKASILGFLANELACSRAVISEIDKSLDQMANMRKDKIIMEGKLKKLRIIHAKRTGRREASMGIEENQSVGTPSSAIKRKRKLCGDSDDDDEDDEDSDDQAEDEDDEEEEEMKKVKKVETYDEDEVEQATSLEELEKQIEKLAKQHHQTRRKLFEISHSLRSTMYGQDRYRRRYWVLPHCGGVFIEAMESGEAPEELEEERQRRRRVAEEVKVKEEPQEMELQKEKPNDLGGQSIQTRGLELEKDEEKEHEGKKISLFYQQPGRVSKLCTFREVGKETVTAKDEESTHVRQNGASPLGTPVATTKGTSPSPTHNTSEPAVATTPSTVTNNDTSVPPLASTSLSVPCLPAPCESPGTTPPTSSPAPSPYLSFQANDQLLRVLTERSGHWFSLLPRNPCDLTSITTPPPDAPRVPPQASSTPAGPRSPPQSPALPLTFSAASASASPHHPAGLLNYPLSALQVKSGASLLGVSFGSWPCGLMSPSLPLCSSPNPMLGHSLDGNTAASVSSKSESPLPCMEKSSSMPSPTLEMPKSLDHATPRPIPEESLTGWWRVSDIEQLRALVSALHSRGIREKSLQRQMQKYTEIIPQVCTKHKDVAMIELRELEESQVSVESVRGWCVQEQAMEMDIAVLQQVEELERKVTAASLQVKRPDVLSQGWTFPDPQSEREDLVYYEHKPPTKSTPGSANAGDKDSKEHPEERGEKGGVMRHLDNPLDIAVTRLADLERNIERRYLRSPLGTTIQIRLDNVGTVTVPAPAPSTSADREGEEEVAHGMKVWRKALTEVRSAAQLAMCIQQLQKSIAWERSIMKVYCQMCRKGDNEDLLLLCDGCDKGCHTYCHKPKITSIPEGDWYCPACISKASGPSPKNKKPPSKPLTSSGGGAKKGAEGKKSGKQAGNGEVAVDDPASSTPKKAAKDTSRKRKTEESSPAPPAANQESPVCVKRAKTAKDNNRDLGLCRVLLAELERHQDAWPFLTPVNMKSVPGYRKVIKKPMDFTTIREKLVSSQYQNLETFIIDVNLVFDNCEKYNEDNSDIGRAGHNMRKFFEKRWTELLKQTN